In Quercus robur chromosome 10, dhQueRobu3.1, whole genome shotgun sequence, a genomic segment contains:
- the LOC126702533 gene encoding uncharacterized protein LOC126702533, which yields MEANKERREVVEKKEDSETQGKKKNECYDGVDESAATKKSTTGLDPMTKTLIHKSIITDGNGEKEGGTGDNHGAETRDDVLAFSRSVHKIDFSLE from the coding sequence ATGGAGGCgaataaagagagaagagaggtgGTAGAGAAAAAGGAAGATTCAGAGACacaaggaaagaagaagaatgaatgTTATGATGGTGTTGATGAAAGCGCTGCAACGAAGAAGTCAACGACGGGGCTCGATCCAATGACAAAGACATTGATTCATAAATCCATCATCACTGACGGTAatggagaaaaagaaggtgGTACTGGTGACAATCATGGAGCAGAAACTCGAGATGATGTTCTTGCCTTCTCTCGATCTGTTCACAAAATCGACTTCTCACTCGAATGa